The sequence below is a genomic window from Streptosporangium lutulentum.
GGTCGATCGGGGTCGCCCCGGCGGTGAAGGCGACGTCGCTCCTCTCACCGGTCCCTGTGGCGATCACCCCGGCCACGATCGGAGTGTCCGAGGTGAGCACGAGCGCGGAGGGCTGACCGCCGATCCCGGTGGACAGGTCGAGGGTGGCGACGGAGCCCGCCGGCACCTCGATCAGCTCGCGGCCCTTGAGCGCGTAGGTGCCGTCGGGGGTGAGCGCCTTGACCTCGACCAGGGTGTCGGTCTCGGTGACGGAGGCGACGAGCAGCTCGCGCTTGCCCCCGCCGCCGGGGATGCCCGGCACCACGACGCGGGTGGCGGGGGCCGCGGAGACGGGCAGCCAGTCGACGCCCCGCCCGCCGTTCATGATCGCCCGAGCCGCGGCGGTGACCCTGCCGGAACCGGTGCGCACCTCGACGGCCATCACCAGCGGTGAGGAGGCCAGGTCCTTGACCTTGATCGTACGGCTCTGGCCGGGCTTGAGCGCGAACGCGCCGCCGGAGTCGGCGACCACCGGGCCCTCACCGGAGTAGACCATGATCTCCACGATCGCCGGGGAGAGGTCGGCGTTGGTGAGGTAGAGCGTGACGTCGGCCGCGGACGGTCCTGGCCCGACCAGCCAGGTGCTCGCCACCGGCTCGGTGCACCGCACCCCGGCCAGCCCCCGGTGCGCGCCCTCCGTCTCCTCGCGGGTCTGCGCCGTCTCCAGGCCCGCGGCCATGCCGCCGGTGG
It includes:
- a CDS encoding DUF5719 family protein gives rise to the protein MKSLIENRFGLLVLVLVALAALYGVAFATRPKAVAAPVPGASKVPVASVTTVCPDPGEAVVGVVTPPGGQDRGAATLAAGGKTLATLDTPGNLWNEKVPAKSPPLVVTATGGMAAGLETAQTREETEGAHRGLAGVRCTEPVASTWLVGPGPSAADVTLYLTNADLSPAIVEIMVYSGEGPVVADSGGAFALKPGQSRTIKVKDLASSPLVMAVEVRTGSGRVTAAARAIMNGGRGVDWLPVSAAPATRVVVPGIPGGGGKRELLVASVTETDTLVEVKALTPDGTYALKGRELIEVPAGSVATLDLSTGIGGQPSALVLTSDTPIVAGVIATGTGERSDVAFTAGATPIDLGSMVADNRTGGKRSSRLLLTAPDAAGKVSVQVVPSKGEAPPPFEVNITGSRTREVKLPKMGDPFSVVVLPLPGSGPVYGGRVMDESVKGGLALTAQPLAPARLWALVPPITESVATVLP